The genomic DNA TATTATTACCTTTGTCGAATTTGTGTTTCCTTGTATGATGCAACCGCGGGGCGCCACCCGTATCCTTGCTTCCTAGGTTATTACATATTTCGAATTAGAGCAGTGCTAGGGGACCCAAAATGGATCTCAAATTTGTTCCCGAATTACACTTGGCATCTTTTAATTGGCGGGGATCATATTAATACACGCGGGGTCCGATTATTTTAGAAGGGAATAACCAATGGTTAGTTAACACATCTTCATTTTGGAACCGTTTCGGGATCGATTTTGGGAGCTCTAACATTTCGCTTTGTATTATAACTCAATGAAAGTTTAtatttgattgttaatatctgATGCAGTGTAAATAGACTTATTGGGTATATTTTGAGCAGGACAGATTGCTAGCTAGCTCTCTTTGATTTCAAATGGATGATAACAATGATTTTACCTTCTGTAAGGTAAGTTTTTAGATTTGCATGATTTATGTGTGTGTGCACGAGTCGACGACTGTGGTTTTTTTGAAGGTTTGTACTTTTTTGTGTGTATTAAAAAGAGTTGAACTCTTTCAGGTTACCGGTCCGGTTAATGTAGAAGTGTTTGAGGCACATAAAATTGTTCCAGATATTGGCAATATTGATTTAAAAGACGAATTAAGAAATGGCGATAAAACTGATAAAGCTGGCGGTGTTTTGTCAAAAAATGACGTGAGTGCTTCAGAAGCATCAAAAGATGAAGAAAGTGCACCGAGTGCGACACAGGAGCCAAAAAATGTAGTGAAGAAGCCTGTACCTCGGGCCAAGGTTCCTTTTGAGAAGGGTTACAGCCAAATGGACTGGCTTAAACTTACTCGAACACATCCAGACCTAGCAGGTACACTCTACCTACATAAAACATATAGATTCATTATTGTAACCTAAACAATGACGGAGCTAAAAATCTAAGTGAGAGTGAGCCAATACATTATTTTAATTACTAATTTTGGATTAACATAGCGTATCGATTCCGAGTGTAAGAAAGACTGATTACCAAATTATATTTTACTTAAAAAGTAAAAATCACGTCTATTTTTGAAAAACTTTGTTGGTTTAGTCACGTTTGTAAAATGTTTATATCGGACGTAAAAAGTAAAGAATCACTTCTCTATCTTACGTTAGTAAGAACCAtgtttataattataataaatactATATTTAGTTGTATGTAAGAAAAACTTACGTATTTTGTAGAAGAGCTAATTTTCTTTATTTGACAAATGCACATAAAA from Apium graveolens cultivar Ventura chromosome 5, ASM990537v1, whole genome shotgun sequence includes the following:
- the LOC141724713 gene encoding cytochrome b5 domain-containing protein RLF, with the translated sequence MDDNNDFTFCKVTGPVNVEVFEAHKIVPDIGNIDLKDELRNGDKTDKAGGVLSKNDVSASEASKDEESAPSATQEPKNVVKKPVPRAKVPFEKGYSQMDWLKLTRTHPDLAGLKGQSNKRLISLKEVKLHKTEEDSMWTVLNGRVYNITPYMKFHPGGVDFLMKAVGKDCTALFNKYHAWVNADFMLEKCLVGILDDSQ